One genomic window of Desulfuromonas sp. AOP6 includes the following:
- a CDS encoding FAD-linked oxidase C-terminal domain-containing protein, whose product MLETRLVKILQDIVGKKNVSTEKADLICYSYDATQQQFLPEAVVFPADAQEISLIMKMANAEKIPVFPRGAGSGFSGGSLPTKGGIVLCTERIDRILEIDEENLIAVVEPGVVTEQFQQAVEKVGLFYPPDPASLKFSTLGGNVAECAGGPRCVKYGVTKDYILGLEVVTPTGDIITTGGPTMKGVVGYDLTKLMCGSEGTLGIITRIVIKLLPLPEAKKTMLVLFDSIDGAAQAVSAIIRGKIIPTTLEFMDGRTIDCVRQATGLQVPENARAVLIIEVDGDREFLDKQVTRISDIIRPLGVVETRIAATPEESEALWQIRRAVSPSLRKVNPDKFNEDICVPRSKVPEMIRKVDAISEKHQIPIVNFGHAGDGNIHVNVMIDKKVPGQMEKAEKAIEEVFRGALELGGTMSGEHGVGIAKAAYIPLELSELTAATMKAVKKALDPNNILNPGKIFLD is encoded by the coding sequence ATGCTCGAAACGCGACTCGTAAAAATCCTGCAGGATATCGTCGGCAAAAAGAATGTCTCGACGGAAAAGGCCGACCTGATCTGCTATTCCTATGACGCCACCCAGCAGCAGTTTCTGCCCGAAGCCGTCGTCTTTCCGGCCGATGCCCAGGAAATCAGCCTGATCATGAAGATGGCCAACGCGGAGAAGATTCCCGTCTTTCCCCGCGGCGCCGGCAGCGGCTTTTCTGGCGGAAGCCTGCCCACCAAGGGGGGGATCGTCCTCTGCACCGAGCGCATCGACCGCATCCTCGAGATCGACGAGGAAAATCTCATCGCCGTCGTTGAACCCGGCGTCGTTACCGAGCAATTTCAGCAGGCCGTCGAAAAGGTGGGGCTCTTCTATCCCCCCGACCCGGCCTCCCTCAAGTTTTCCACCCTGGGCGGCAACGTGGCCGAGTGCGCCGGCGGCCCCCGCTGCGTCAAGTATGGCGTGACCAAGGATTACATCCTCGGGCTTGAAGTCGTCACCCCCACCGGCGACATCATCACTACGGGGGGCCCGACCATGAAGGGGGTCGTCGGCTACGACCTCACCAAGCTCATGTGCGGTTCGGAAGGGACTCTCGGCATTATCACGCGCATTGTCATCAAGCTGTTGCCGCTGCCTGAGGCAAAAAAGACCATGCTGGTTCTCTTCGATTCCATCGACGGCGCCGCCCAGGCCGTTTCGGCCATCATCCGCGGCAAGATCATCCCGACGACCCTCGAATTCATGGATGGCCGCACCATTGACTGTGTGCGCCAGGCCACCGGCCTGCAGGTGCCCGAGAACGCCCGGGCCGTGCTCATCATCGAAGTCGACGGCGACCGCGAGTTTCTCGACAAGCAGGTGACCCGCATCAGCGACATTATCCGCCCCCTGGGTGTGGTGGAAACCCGTATTGCCGCCACACCGGAAGAGAGCGAGGCCTTGTGGCAGATCCGCCGCGCCGTTTCACCGTCGCTGCGCAAGGTGAACCCCGACAAGTTCAACGAGGATATCTGCGTGCCACGCAGCAAGGTGCCGGAGATGATCCGTAAAGTCGATGCCATCTCTGAGAAACACCAGATTCCCATCGTCAACTTCGGTCACGCCGGCGACGGCAACATCCATGTCAACGTCATGATTGACAAGAAAGTGCCCGGCCAGATGGAAAAAGCCGAGAAGGCCATCGAAGAGGTTTTTCGCGGTGCCCTCGAGCTCGGTGGCACCATGAGTGGCGAGCACGGCGTCGGCATCGCCAAGGCGGCCTATATCCCCCTGGAACTCAGCGAGCTGACAGCCGCCACCATGAAGGCGGTCAAAAAGGCCCTCGATCCCAATAACATCCTCAATCCCGGCAAAATTTTTCTGGATTGA
- a CDS encoding (Fe-S)-binding protein — protein MSKLKKLEDLREEIEQCVKCGACRAHCPVFGAEKHEGRVARGKVALAHSLLEGQIDLESKVLEDMSQCLLCGSCCAQCPNKVPTDDIVAAARRRIAEERGLSSFGKGVAAVLGRPKLMNTLAKTGGVLSSLLFKKLPENSGLRLRFPAPYLDRDRTLPPIATKPFREQHPEIIPGKEGAPTVAFFTGCGINYMYPQIGEVFLKTLQFLGVTIVIPKDQACCGLPAVSAGAGEVVEQLAEQNLAALNRHPVDYVVTACATCNAGLGKIYGEMGGDFEKLAAKTKDIFVFLVEQGFPEKLAALPKTAKRTRVTYHDPCHLRTRGITKEPRLILKALPQVDFVEMEGAGTCCGLGGTYSVYHYDTSKKIGAKKAANIETSGAQLVATDCPGCIMQLQDSLNHAGQNQKAVHLLELVDEALSLYPDSLIS, from the coding sequence ATGAGCAAACTGAAGAAACTCGAAGATCTGAGGGAAGAGATAGAACAGTGCGTCAAGTGCGGCGCCTGCCGGGCCCACTGTCCCGTATTCGGCGCTGAGAAACACGAAGGACGCGTGGCTCGGGGCAAAGTGGCCCTGGCCCACTCCCTGCTGGAAGGACAGATCGACCTTGAAAGTAAAGTACTCGAGGACATGAGCCAGTGCCTGCTGTGCGGGAGCTGCTGCGCCCAATGCCCCAACAAGGTCCCTACCGACGACATTGTCGCCGCCGCCCGCCGCCGCATCGCCGAAGAGCGGGGGCTGAGCAGCTTCGGCAAGGGGGTAGCCGCCGTTCTGGGTCGCCCCAAACTTATGAACACGCTGGCCAAGACAGGCGGGGTGCTCTCTTCCCTGCTGTTCAAGAAACTCCCGGAAAACAGCGGTCTGCGTCTGCGCTTCCCTGCCCCGTATCTCGACCGGGACCGTACCCTGCCGCCTATCGCCACCAAACCTTTTCGGGAGCAGCACCCCGAAATCATCCCTGGCAAAGAAGGAGCACCCACTGTCGCCTTCTTCACTGGCTGCGGCATCAACTACATGTATCCCCAGATCGGTGAAGTCTTTCTGAAAACCCTGCAGTTCCTCGGTGTGACCATTGTCATCCCCAAGGATCAGGCCTGCTGCGGATTACCCGCTGTCAGCGCCGGCGCCGGTGAGGTGGTCGAGCAACTGGCCGAGCAAAACCTTGCCGCTCTCAATCGCCATCCCGTCGACTACGTGGTGACGGCCTGCGCTACCTGCAACGCCGGTCTCGGCAAAATCTATGGTGAGATGGGTGGCGATTTCGAGAAACTGGCGGCCAAGACCAAGGACATTTTCGTCTTCCTGGTCGAGCAAGGCTTTCCCGAAAAGCTGGCCGCCCTGCCCAAAACGGCCAAGCGAACCCGCGTCACCTATCACGATCCCTGCCACCTGCGCACCCGTGGCATCACCAAGGAGCCGCGTCTCATCCTCAAGGCGCTGCCACAGGTTGATTTTGTCGAAATGGAGGGGGCCGGAACCTGTTGCGGCCTGGGGGGCACCTATTCGGTGTATCACTACGACACGAGCAAAAAGATCGGCGCCAAGAAGGCGGCAAACATCGAGACCAGCGGGGCTCAGCTGGTAGCCACGGACTGCCCCGGCTGTATCATGCAGCTGCAGGACAGCCTCAACCATGCCGGGCAAAATCAGAAGGCTGTGCATCTGCTGGAACTGGTCGATGAGGCTCTCAGCCTCTATCCCGATAGTCTGATCTCCTGA
- a CDS encoding cytochrome c3 family protein: MKKLAFVLVLMAFGATAALAVPPGRTLEFDKSPMGKVIFDGKLHNDAAKSCAQCHNKDTFPAMKKGTVTITMDQIYAGKQCGICHNGQLAFDAKGNCARCHKK; the protein is encoded by the coding sequence ATGAAAAAGCTGGCTTTCGTCCTGGTTCTTATGGCTTTTGGCGCCACCGCCGCTCTTGCCGTCCCCCCCGGCAGAACCCTAGAGTTTGATAAAAGCCCTATGGGAAAAGTGATTTTTGATGGCAAACTGCATAACGACGCCGCCAAAAGCTGTGCCCAGTGCCATAACAAGGACACCTTTCCGGCCATGAAAAAAGGGACGGTGACCATCACCATGGATCAAATCTACGCCGGCAAACAGTGCGGCATCTGCCACAACGGCCAACTGGCCTTTGACGCCAAAGGCAACTGTGCCAGGTGCCACAAAAAGTAG
- a CDS encoding DUF814 domain-containing protein: protein MSKGLGLISGGLDSILAAMVLKRQGVDVTGISFVTPFFGSEKAEKAAAQIGIPLLIRDIGDIHLEMLKNPKYGYGRNMNPCIDCHAMMFRLAGRIMNDEGYDFLFSGEVLGQRPMSQNLSALKAVANYSGFPDRILRPLSAKLLPITPMEEQGLVDRERLLDIQGRTRRRQEELAREWKLVEYPGSGGGCLLTEKSFAGRLKDLFEHHPQATVTDVEYLKLGRQYRLSDKAKLTLGRDKVSNEALKNLLRPQDILLRTLHFSGPLGVVSGEASPEDLATAAAILTSYGKGKDEPHLEVLLLQEEQSWTIAVSPMPREQVASYIL from the coding sequence ATGAGTAAAGGCCTCGGCCTGATTTCCGGCGGTCTCGACAGTATTCTGGCCGCCATGGTCCTGAAACGGCAGGGCGTCGATGTGACGGGGATCTCCTTCGTCACCCCCTTTTTCGGTTCGGAAAAAGCGGAAAAAGCTGCCGCCCAGATTGGCATACCTCTGCTGATTCGGGATATCGGCGACATCCACCTGGAGATGCTGAAGAATCCCAAATACGGTTATGGCCGCAACATGAATCCCTGTATCGACTGCCATGCCATGATGTTCCGGCTAGCTGGGAGGATCATGAACGATGAAGGCTATGACTTCCTCTTCTCCGGCGAAGTGCTGGGCCAACGCCCGATGAGTCAAAACCTCAGTGCCCTTAAAGCCGTGGCCAACTACTCAGGCTTTCCCGATCGCATTCTGCGGCCTCTGAGCGCCAAACTCCTGCCCATCACCCCTATGGAGGAGCAGGGGCTGGTCGACCGTGAGCGTCTGCTCGATATCCAGGGGCGAACCCGGCGACGCCAGGAGGAACTGGCTCGCGAGTGGAAACTGGTAGAGTACCCCGGTTCGGGAGGAGGTTGCCTGCTGACGGAAAAATCCTTTGCCGGCAGATTGAAGGATCTCTTTGAACACCATCCGCAAGCTACCGTCACCGACGTCGAATACCTCAAGCTCGGCCGTCAGTACCGACTGTCGGACAAAGCCAAGCTGACCTTAGGCCGCGACAAGGTCAGCAACGAGGCCTTGAAAAACCTGTTGCGCCCACAGGACATCCTGCTGCGCACGCTCCATTTCTCCGGCCCCCTCGGGGTGGTATCCGGCGAGGCTTCTCCCGAAGATCTGGCGACGGCCGCGGCTATCCTGACCTCCTACGGCAAAGGCAAGGACGAGCCGCATCTGGAGGTTCTGCTCCTACAGGAAGAACAGAGCTGGACAATCGCGGTGTCGCCCATGCCCCGAGAACAGGTCGCCAGCTACATCCTCTGA
- the ltrA gene encoding group II intron reverse transcriptase/maturase — MSNDEQGPASSHFPDNWHAIDWRLVQRKVRGLQVRIAQATKEGQLRRVQKLQRLLVHSFAARALAVRRVTENRGKKTPGVDGELWSTPDSKWKAIDRLRRNGYRPKPLRRVYIPKANGKRRPLGIPTMLDRAMQALYLLVLEPVSETTADRNSYGFRPQRSTADAIEQCFVILSRKNSAEWVLECDIKGCFDSISHDWLLTHVPMDKRILRKWLKAGYMESNRLNPTEAGTPQGGNVSPALANLALDGLEGVLEEHFGSKNTKKSYKTKVNYVRYADDFVITGISKELLENEVKPIVEAFMAERGLQLSPEKTVVTHICEGFDFLGQNIRKYNDKLLIKPSRDNLRNFLVKVRDVVKRNPTVPTERLIMQLNPLLRGWANYHRHVVAKATYNYVDYRVWKLLWQWCRRRHLNRRKRWIKDKYFKKVGNRSWVFQSATSGGEKLSLVYASDTPIKRHTKIQAEANLYDPQFEKYFEKRLEQFWKSSTVIRRKLYGLWKEQDKRCLVCHHLITQESDWDIHHLIRCVDGGSDNLSNLVVLHPTCHRQLHAAGLTVRKPVRS, encoded by the coding sequence ATGAGCAATGACGAACAAGGGCCTGCGTCCTCCCACTTTCCCGACAACTGGCATGCCATCGACTGGCGTCTGGTCCAACGGAAGGTGAGGGGGCTACAGGTCAGGATCGCGCAGGCGACCAAAGAGGGCCAATTGAGACGGGTTCAAAAGCTACAGCGTCTTCTGGTCCACTCGTTTGCTGCCAGGGCATTGGCGGTCAGGCGAGTCACCGAAAACCGGGGCAAGAAAACGCCCGGGGTAGATGGGGAGTTGTGGAGTACTCCTGACTCCAAATGGAAGGCCATAGATCGGTTGAGGCGCAATGGGTATCGACCCAAACCGCTGCGCCGGGTCTACATTCCCAAAGCAAACGGCAAGCGCCGCCCGCTGGGGATACCGACGATGCTCGACAGAGCCATGCAGGCGTTATATCTGCTGGTCCTGGAACCGGTCTCGGAGACTACGGCAGACCGCAACAGCTATGGCTTCCGCCCACAACGGTCGACGGCCGATGCGATTGAGCAATGTTTTGTAATTCTCAGTCGCAAAAACTCGGCCGAGTGGGTCCTGGAGTGCGACATTAAAGGGTGCTTCGACAGCATCAGTCATGACTGGCTGCTGACCCATGTCCCTATGGACAAGCGGATTCTCAGGAAATGGCTGAAGGCGGGTTACATGGAGTCCAACCGCCTTAACCCGACAGAGGCCGGGACCCCTCAAGGGGGGAACGTCTCACCGGCGTTGGCCAATCTGGCTCTTGATGGCCTGGAGGGTGTGCTCGAAGAACATTTCGGGAGCAAAAACACCAAGAAAAGCTACAAGACCAAGGTCAACTACGTGCGTTACGCAGACGACTTTGTGATTACCGGGATCTCGAAAGAGCTGCTGGAAAACGAGGTCAAGCCGATTGTCGAGGCCTTCATGGCCGAGCGCGGTCTGCAACTCTCACCGGAAAAAACGGTGGTGACGCATATCTGCGAGGGTTTCGACTTCCTCGGCCAGAACATCCGCAAGTACAACGACAAACTGCTAATCAAGCCAAGTCGGGACAATTTGCGGAACTTTCTGGTCAAGGTGCGGGACGTAGTAAAACGGAATCCGACCGTGCCCACAGAAAGGCTGATTATGCAGCTTAATCCTCTGCTCAGAGGATGGGCCAATTATCACCGGCATGTGGTCGCCAAGGCGACATACAATTACGTGGACTACCGCGTCTGGAAACTGCTCTGGCAATGGTGCCGACGGCGACACTTAAACCGCCGAAAACGCTGGATTAAAGACAAGTACTTTAAGAAAGTGGGTAACCGGAGCTGGGTTTTTCAGAGTGCCACATCGGGAGGCGAGAAACTTTCACTCGTCTATGCCAGTGACACGCCCATCAAGCGACACACCAAAATCCAGGCCGAAGCGAACCTGTACGATCCGCAGTTTGAAAAGTACTTCGAGAAGCGCCTTGAGCAATTCTGGAAGAGTTCAACTGTGATACGGCGGAAACTCTACGGACTCTGGAAGGAGCAGGATAAGCGCTGTTTGGTTTGTCATCATCTCATCACGCAGGAGTCAGATTGGGATATCCATCATCTGATCCGCTGTGTTGATGGGGGCAGTGACAACCTCTCCAACCTGGTTGTGTTGCACCCCACCTGCCATAGGCAGCTACACGCTGCCGGATTGACGGTGAGGAAGCCGGTTCGGTCCTAG
- the groL gene encoding chaperonin GroEL (60 kDa chaperone family; promotes refolding of misfolded polypeptides especially under stressful conditions; forms two stacked rings of heptamers to form a barrel-shaped 14mer; ends can be capped by GroES; misfolded proteins enter the barrel where they are refolded when GroES binds) — translation MAAKEIKFGQEARAKILKGVNALADAVKVTLGPKGRNVVIEKSFGAPLITKDGVTVAKEIELEDKFENMGAQLVKEVASKTSDVAGDGTTTATVLAQAIYREGVKLVTAGHNPMEIKRGIDKAVEVCVASLKELSKPIKDHKEIAQVGTISANSDKTIGDILAEAMEKVGKEGVITVEEAKSMETTLETVEGMQFDRGYLSPYFVSDAERMEAVLEDALILIHDKKISNMRDLLPILEPVAKQGRPLMIISEDVEGEALATLVVNKLRGTLNVAAVKAPGFGDRRKAMLEDIAILTGGKVISEDIGFKLEAATLDMLGRAKRIVIDKDNTTIIDGAGAEADIQARVKTIRAQMEETASDYDREKLQERLAKLVGGVAVVKVGAATETEMKEKKARVEDALHATRAAVEEGIVPGGGVALLRCVAGLNNLKLAGEEQFGVNIVKRALEEPLRQIAANAGMEGSIVIDKVLGKKGAFGFDAAADVYGDMIEKGIIDPTKVSRSALQNAASVAGLMLTTEAVIAELPKDDAMPAMPGGMGGMGGMGGMM, via the coding sequence ATGGCAGCTAAAGAAATCAAATTCGGGCAGGAAGCCCGTGCAAAAATTCTCAAGGGCGTCAACGCTCTGGCCGATGCCGTCAAGGTAACGCTTGGTCCCAAAGGCCGCAATGTCGTTATCGAGAAGTCTTTCGGCGCTCCCCTGATCACCAAGGACGGCGTCACCGTCGCCAAGGAGATCGAACTGGAGGACAAGTTTGAAAACATGGGCGCCCAGCTCGTCAAGGAAGTCGCTTCCAAGACCTCTGACGTCGCTGGCGACGGCACCACCACCGCCACCGTGCTGGCCCAGGCTATCTATCGCGAAGGCGTCAAGCTGGTAACCGCCGGTCACAACCCCATGGAAATCAAGCGCGGCATCGACAAGGCTGTTGAAGTCTGCGTCGCTTCGCTGAAAGAGCTTTCCAAGCCCATCAAGGACCACAAGGAAATCGCCCAGGTCGGCACCATTTCGGCCAACAGCGACAAGACCATCGGCGACATCCTGGCCGAGGCCATGGAGAAAGTTGGCAAGGAAGGGGTCATCACCGTCGAGGAAGCCAAGTCGATGGAGACCACTCTGGAGACCGTCGAGGGGATGCAGTTCGATCGCGGCTATCTCTCCCCCTATTTCGTGTCCGACGCCGAGCGCATGGAAGCCGTGCTCGAAGACGCTCTGATCCTCATCCATGACAAAAAGATCAGCAATATGCGCGATCTGCTGCCCATCCTCGAGCCGGTGGCCAAACAGGGCCGTCCCCTCATGATCATTTCCGAGGACGTGGAAGGCGAAGCGCTGGCCACCCTGGTTGTCAACAAGCTGCGTGGCACTCTGAATGTGGCTGCCGTCAAGGCGCCCGGCTTCGGTGACCGCCGCAAGGCCATGCTCGAAGACATCGCTATCCTCACCGGTGGCAAGGTGATCTCCGAGGACATCGGCTTCAAGCTCGAAGCCGCTACTCTCGACATGCTCGGCCGTGCCAAGCGTATCGTCATCGACAAGGACAACACGACCATCATCGACGGTGCCGGGGCTGAAGCCGACATCCAGGCTCGCGTCAAGACGATCCGCGCCCAGATGGAAGAGACCGCCAGCGACTACGATCGTGAGAAGCTGCAGGAGCGCCTGGCCAAGCTTGTTGGCGGCGTTGCCGTGGTCAAGGTCGGTGCTGCTACCGAAACCGAGATGAAAGAGAAGAAGGCCCGCGTTGAAGACGCTCTGCACGCCACTCGTGCTGCCGTTGAAGAAGGGATCGTCCCCGGAGGCGGTGTTGCCCTGCTGCGTTGCGTTGCTGGTCTGAACAATCTCAAGCTGGCTGGCGAAGAGCAGTTTGGCGTCAACATCGTCAAGCGCGCTCTTGAAGAGCCTCTGCGTCAGATCGCCGCCAATGCCGGCATGGAAGGATCCATCGTTATCGACAAGGTGCTCGGCAAGAAGGGCGCTTTCGGTTTCGACGCCGCCGCCGACGTCTATGGCGACATGATCGAAAAGGGCATCATCGATCCGACCAAGGTCTCCCGTAGCGCGCTGCAGAACGCTGCTTCCGTGGCCGGCCTGATGCTGACCACCGAGGCTGTCATCGCCGAACTGCCCAAGGATGACGCTATGCCCGCTATGCCTGGCGGCATGGGTGGCATGGGTGGCATGGGCGGCATGATGTAG
- the groES gene encoding co-chaperone GroES translates to MNIRPLHDRIIVERVEEETMTAGGLIIPDSAKEKPQQGVVVAAGKGKVTEDGKVLGMDVKVGDRVLFGKYAGTEIKIEGKEFLMMREDDILGVVEK, encoded by the coding sequence ATGAACATCAGACCGCTGCACGACCGTATCATTGTTGAAAGAGTAGAAGAAGAGACCATGACCGCCGGGGGACTCATCATCCCCGACTCGGCCAAAGAAAAGCCCCAGCAGGGCGTTGTTGTCGCCGCCGGCAAGGGCAAGGTAACCGAGGACGGCAAGGTGCTCGGCATGGACGTCAAGGTGGGCGACCGGGTTCTGTTCGGCAAATACGCCGGTACCGAAATCAAGATCGAAGGCAAAGAGTTTTTGATGATGCGTGAGGATGACATCCTCGGCGTCGTTGAAAAGTAA
- a CDS encoding alanine--glyoxylate aminotransferase family protein, whose protein sequence is MGKKLYIPGPVEVSRDVMEAMCAPMIGHRMKEYAVLHQRVTRALKTLLNTSEPVFLSTSSAFGVMEGAVRNLVQKRCANFANGAFSAKWHDVTRRCGLEADLFSAEWGQPITPEMVDNALASGNYDAMTVVHNETSTGVMSPLAEIAEVMKKYPEVSFIVDTVSSMSAVPLDLSALQTDVCLAGVQKAFGLPPGLTVFAVSRKALDKAKTTPNRGYYFDFEEFEQNDLKDNTPSTPCISLIYALDHQLAKMMTEGLDNRYARHRQMAEMTRQWIEAQGFGLFAAEGYRSQTLTSGQNDQRTDLERLKKLASERGYAIDNGYGKIKNKTFRIPHMADFTPDDLVELFTLLEELLPQARA, encoded by the coding sequence ATGGGCAAGAAACTTTACATCCCCGGGCCGGTTGAAGTCAGTCGCGACGTCATGGAGGCCATGTGCGCTCCCATGATCGGACACCGCATGAAAGAATATGCCGTTCTGCATCAGCGGGTGACCCGGGCGCTCAAAACGCTTCTCAACACCAGCGAGCCCGTCTTTCTGAGCACCTCCAGCGCCTTCGGGGTCATGGAAGGGGCCGTTCGCAACCTGGTGCAGAAGCGCTGCGCCAACTTTGCCAACGGCGCTTTCAGCGCCAAGTGGCACGACGTCACCCGCCGCTGCGGCCTCGAAGCCGATCTCTTCAGCGCCGAGTGGGGGCAACCCATTACGCCGGAGATGGTTGATAACGCCCTCGCCAGTGGCAATTACGACGCTATGACCGTTGTTCACAACGAGACCTCCACCGGGGTCATGTCGCCTCTGGCAGAGATCGCCGAGGTCATGAAGAAATATCCCGAGGTCTCCTTTATTGTCGATACCGTCTCCTCCATGAGCGCCGTCCCTCTCGATCTGTCCGCCCTGCAGACCGACGTCTGCCTGGCCGGCGTGCAGAAAGCCTTCGGCCTGCCGCCGGGGCTGACCGTCTTCGCTGTCTCGCGCAAGGCCCTCGACAAAGCGAAGACGACGCCTAACCGTGGCTACTACTTCGACTTCGAGGAGTTCGAGCAGAACGATCTCAAGGACAACACCCCCAGCACCCCCTGCATCAGCCTCATCTACGCCCTTGACCACCAGCTCGCCAAAATGATGACGGAAGGGCTCGACAACCGCTATGCCCGCCACCGGCAGATGGCCGAGATGACCCGCCAGTGGATCGAGGCGCAGGGATTCGGTCTCTTCGCCGCCGAAGGCTACCGCTCCCAGACCCTGACCTCCGGCCAGAACGACCAGCGCACCGATCTGGAACGGCTCAAGAAGCTGGCCAGCGAGCGGGGCTACGCCATTGACAACGGCTACGGCAAGATCAAGAACAAGACGTTCCGCATTCCGCACATGGCCGACTTCACCCCGGACGACCTGGTGGAACTCTTTACCCTGCTGGAAGAGCTATTGCCCCAGGCCCGCGCCTGA